The proteins below come from a single Tachypleus tridentatus isolate NWPU-2018 chromosome 13, ASM421037v1, whole genome shotgun sequence genomic window:
- the LOC143239133 gene encoding LOW QUALITY PROTEIN: monocarboxylate transporter 13-like (The sequence of the model RefSeq protein was modified relative to this genomic sequence to represent the inferred CDS: deleted 2 bases in 1 codon) — protein sequence MEKSETEELSLSNKDTEDDSPDPEETTFLPPDGGWGWVVVFSSFMIHVLADGVTYTFGIFYVEFLKYFHETKGVTAWVASIMVGVTFIVGPVASALTNKYGCRVVTITGSVLAYFGLFISIFSPNITYLYFTIGVCTGTGIGLMYLPAIVCVTCYFEKKRAFATGIAVCGSGFGIFALAPLTDWLVNYYGWKGAMMIVSGILLNGIVFGALYRPLQVRKPPKKSHTRIHVSQSKPNKLCNETKVETDDKNANTLFYEKERYVVNVDNAILKHFQSYPDILIENNFNFKGKFAANRRNSTLSVVRSPSPDNSNGLYHHHHNQQETLYHKDIFYSASLMNIPKFQSSPVANTTSIISIPREFHQEKNGKYRYFHYSNEMRDALHKMIDFSLLKDIVFLLFGFSNFFTSIGFNVPYLYIKARALEMGIAEDENASFLLSVIGIANTASRVILGYLSDKIWVNRFWLYNYSLIICGISTALSSLCNTYILMAVYAATFGVTTGAYVSLTSIILVDLLGLDTLTSAFGLLLVFIGVACFIGPPITGWLYDVTGSYDPGFFVSGAVITISGLMMFCLPYLQKFQSHSTKSSGQVQRFQEVSTAV from the exons ATGGAAAAAAGCGAAACGGAAGAGCTGTCTCTATCAAATAAAGATACGGAAGACGACTCGCCTGATCCTGAAGAAACTACATTTTTACCACCAGATGGCGGCTGGGGATGGGTAGTGGTTTTTTCATCATTCATGATCCATGTTCTAGCTGATGGCGTAACATACACATTTGGAATATTCTATGTggaatttttgaaatattttcatgaaaccAAAGGAGTGACAGCATGGGTTGCTTCAATAATGGTCGGCGTAACTTTTATTGTAG GCCCCGTAGCCAGTGCTCTTACCAATAAATATGGCTGTCGAGTTGTGACCATCACTGGTTCTGTTTTAGCATATTTCGGTctatttattagtatattttctcCAAATATAACGTATCTATATTTTACCATTGGTGTATGCACAG gAACTGGAATAGGCCTAATGTATCTTCCAGCCATTGTTTGTGTCacttgttattttgaaaaaaagcgTGCCTTTGCTACTGGAATTGCTGTTTGTGGTTCAGGATTTGGAATCTTTGCTTTAGCTCCACTAACGGATTGGTTAGTAAATTATTATGGATGGAAAGGCGCAATGATGATTGTATCTGGTATACTACTCAATGGTATTGTTTTTGGAGCACTTTATAGACCCTTACAAGTAAGAAAACCACCTAAAAAAAGTCACACGAGAATCCATGTTTCTCAGTCCAAACCAAACAAGCTTTGTAATGAAACTAAAGTTGAAACTGACGATAAAAATGCAAACACATTATTTTATGAGAAAGAGAGATATGTGGTGAATGTTGACAACGCTATACTGAAACATTTTCAATCCTATCCAGACATTTTGATTGAAAACAACTTTAACTTCAAAGGGAAATTCGCAGCAAACCGTAGAAATAGTACTCTTTCTGTTGTACGTTCACCATCACCAGATAATAGTAATGGACTTTATCACCACCACCATAATCAACAAGAAACGTTATAccataaagatattttttatagtGCAAGTCTTATGAATATTCCTAAATTTCAGTCATCTCCAGTAGCAAATACTACAAGTATTATATCTATCCCTAGAGAATTTCATCAGGAAAAGAATGGAAAATAC AGgtactttcattattctaatgAGATGAGAGATGCCTTACATAAAATGATCGATTTTTCTCTTCTTAAAGATATCGTTTTTCTTCTGTTTGGATTTTCCAACTTTTTTACCAGCATAGGGTTCAATGTTCCTTATTTGTACATCAAAGCTAGAGCTCTGGAAATGGGTATTGCAGAAGACGAAAATGCTAGCTTTCTTCTCTCTGTGATTGGGATTGCTAATACTGCAAGTCGAGTAATCTTGGGATATCTGTCCGACAAAATTTGGGTGAATAGGTTTTGGTTGTACAACTACAGTCTGATTATCTGTGGTATTTCAACTGCTTTGAGTTCTTTGTGCAACACTTACATACTGATGGCTGTTTATGCTGCAACATTTGGTGTAACAACAG GTGCGTATGTAAGTCTTACTTCCATCATCTTAGTGGATCTTCTTGGGTTGGATACGTTGACAAGTGCTTTTGGTTTGCTTCTGGTTTTTATAGGAGTTGCCTGTTTTATAGGTCCTCCAATAACAG